One Anolis carolinensis isolate JA03-04 chromosome 4, rAnoCar3.1.pri, whole genome shotgun sequence DNA window includes the following coding sequences:
- the odf1 gene encoding outer dense fiber protein 1 — translation MATLCHALEAVRRDLRRTDREIKRRIKLIDMHCCHRCCDTQCSCLCDINLHPQCCCLLHPYPFCLCDILCCRPCRPVCLTSLERKAIRAKIEAEQELARIRRRVTKMLSTCNRPKLLALMDVKGFDPDDITVKVQDGKVKVSAEHEEEFKTPRGKEYNYSTITKEICLPPGVTENEISYTIGPRSLVRIETPGSMPPCLQSLLDC, via the exons ATGGCTACCCTTTGTCACGCTTTGGAAGCTGTGAGGCGAGATTTAAGGCGAACAGATAGAGAAATAAAGAGGCGCATAAAACTGATAGACATGCACTGCTGCCATCGATGCTGTGATACACAGTGCAGCTGCCTCTGTGATATAAATCTCCATCCACAATGTTGCTGTCTTCTCCATCCATACCCGTTCTGCCTTTGTGACATACTATGCTGTCGGCCCTGCCGACCCGTGTGCCTCACTTCTTTGGAGCGCAAGGCAATTAGGGCTAAAATAGAAGCTGAGCAAGAACTAGCCAG GATTCGAAGAAGGGTAACTAAGATGCTGTCAACATGTAATCGCCCAAAGCTTTTAGCTTTAATGGATGTTAAGGGGTTTGATCCGGATGATATCACAGTGAAAGTGCAAGATGGGAAGGTTAAAGTTTCAGCGgaacatgaagaagaatttaagaCCCCGCGAGGGAAGGAATACAACTACTCCACGATCACCAAGGAGATCTGCTTGCCACCAGGGGTGACTGAGAACGAAATCTCGTACACCATTGGGCCCAGGAGCCTTGTGAGGATAGAAACTCCTGGCTCCATGCCTCCTTGCCTCCAGAGTCTGCTGGATTGTTAA